The Thermincola ferriacetica genome segment ATGTCATCCTGGTAAATGTTATAATAGTACTGAACTTCAGTTTTGGTGAGGGGGTTTTGGTTCAAATTGATCACCAGAGAAACTATCAAGAAAGTGTTGGAGGATTACCTATCCGGCCATATATCCACGGAAGAAGTTTCCCAGTGGGCTTATGAAATGATTGCTGACAATGTGGAAACAAGCGACGAATTGGTTACGGAGGTTCTATATAATCTGGTTAGTTATCATAATGTGGGGCTGATTTTTGATATGTACCGCCCGAGCAGGGAAAAATTGGAGTATCTCATGCACTGGCTGGACGGTGACCAGGATTGCGATTGGAACCTGTATACTTCGATTTTTGATCCTTCCAAGCTTTCATAAATTTTAATAATACCCCACTAACTTTGTGTTAGTGGGTTTTTAGTGAGAACTTGCCTAAGTGAGGTAAACTTACCATGTTTAAAACAGTTAATGATGTGATGGAACGCCTATCTGAAGTAAATTACCTTGTTGATGAAAAACTGGCCACATCGGTTTTTCTGGCCGTTCAATTAAATAAGCCGTTGCTGGTAGAAGGGCCGGCCGGTGTTGGCAAGACTGAACTGGCCAAGGCAGTTGCGTCTGCCTTGCAAACTGATTTGATTCGGTTACAATGTTATGAGGGATTGGATGAATCAAAGGCCCTTTTTGAATGGAACTACCAGAAGCAACTGCTTAGAATACAAGCGAATCACCTGACGGACAGGTCATGGGAAGATACGAAAAAGAGCATTTTTTCCGAGGAATTTTGCCTGCCACGGCCGCTGTTAAAAGCCATCCAGGCGCCGAAAACCGTTGTCCTGTTAATTGACGAGTTGGATAAGAGCGACGAGGAATTTGAAAGCTTTCTTCTGGAAGTCCTGTCTGATTATCAGGTTTCCATTCCGGAGATGGGAACGATAAAAGCCCGGTCAATACCTATTGTTGTTCTCACCAGCAATAACTACAGGGATTTCAGTGATGCCCTGAAACGCCGCT includes the following:
- a CDS encoding AAA family ATPase; translation: MFKTVNDVMERLSEVNYLVDEKLATSVFLAVQLNKPLLVEGPAGVGKTELAKAVASALQTDLIRLQCYEGLDESKALFEWNYQKQLLRIQANHLTDRSWEDTKKSIFSEEFCLPRPLLKAIQAPKTVVLLIDELDKSDEEFESFLLEVLSDYQVSIPEMGTIKARSIPIVVLTSNNYRDFSDALKRRCIHVYIDYPSFERELAIVRLKVPGISQDLAKEIVHFVQALRKIPLKKAPSISETLDWARTMILMGVKNLDARTVENTINLLIKYQQDVEKIQDRIFGLLG